One Oharaeibacter diazotrophicus DNA segment encodes these proteins:
- a CDS encoding SDR family NAD(P)-dependent oxidoreductase: MPRPVTPADGVAWITGASTGIGRAVALKLAAAGWTVVATARGADKLAALAAEAPEGRIRPMAGDVTDADSMAAIVRRIEAEVGPVALALLNAGTYVRTGARDLTVESVAATMTVNWNGTVNALVPALVPMRKRRKGQIAIVASVAGYGGLPGAAPYSASKAALIKFAEGLKFDLDRFGIVMQVINPGFVETPLTDRNDFPMPFLMKVDEAAERIVKGLAGGRFEITFPKRFAFMLKFLNNLPYALYFPLVGYGTRPKR, encoded by the coding sequence ATGCCGCGCCCCGTCACGCCCGCCGACGGCGTCGCCTGGATCACCGGCGCCTCTACCGGCATCGGCCGCGCCGTCGCGCTGAAACTCGCGGCGGCCGGATGGACCGTGGTCGCGACCGCCCGCGGCGCCGACAAGCTCGCCGCGCTCGCCGCCGAGGCACCCGAGGGGCGGATCCGCCCGATGGCCGGCGACGTCACCGACGCCGACTCCATGGCCGCGATCGTCCGCCGCATCGAGGCCGAGGTCGGGCCGGTGGCGCTGGCGCTCCTCAACGCCGGCACCTACGTCCGCACCGGCGCGCGCGACCTCACCGTCGAGAGCGTCGCCGCGACGATGACGGTGAACTGGAACGGCACGGTCAACGCGCTGGTGCCGGCGCTCGTGCCGATGCGCAAGCGCCGCAAGGGCCAGATCGCGATCGTCGCCTCTGTCGCCGGCTACGGCGGCCTGCCCGGCGCGGCGCCTTACTCGGCCAGCAAGGCGGCGCTGATCAAGTTCGCCGAAGGCCTGAAGTTCGACCTCGACCGCTTCGGCATCGTCATGCAGGTGATCAACCCTGGCTTCGTCGAGACGCCGCTGACCGATCGCAACGACTTCCCGATGCCGTTCCTGATGAAGGTCGACGAAGCCGCCGAGCGGATCGTGAAGGGTCTCGCCGGCGGCCGCTTCGAGATCACCTTCCCGAAGCGCTTCGCCTTCATGTTGAAATTCCTCAACAACCTGCCCTACGCGCTCTATTTCCCGCTGGTCGGATACGGTACGAGGCCGAAGCGCTGA
- a CDS encoding cysteine synthase A, with protein sequence MAMNRTVLDLIGNTPLVRLARASEETGCEIYGKCEFLNPGQSVKDRAALGIIRAAMAEGRLEAGGTVVEGTAGNTGIGLALVASVLGLKTVIVIPETQSEEKKQALRLMGAELIEVPAVPYRNPNNYVKLSGRLAEQLASTEPHGAIWANQFDNVANRQAHIDTTAREIFEQTGGKVDGFVCAVGSGGTLAGVGIGLKALKPDVKIGLADPHGAALYSWYTAGKLEAEGSSITEGIGQGRITANLEGAPVDFACRIADEEAVSIVFDLMEHEGLCLGGSSGVNVAGAKALARELGPGHTIVTILCDYGHRYASKLFNPAFLSSKSLPVPPWLARRRDIAVPFETV encoded by the coding sequence ATCGCGATGAACCGCACCGTCCTCGACCTCATCGGCAACACGCCGCTGGTCCGCCTCGCCCGCGCGTCGGAGGAGACGGGCTGCGAGATCTACGGCAAGTGCGAGTTCCTCAATCCCGGCCAATCCGTCAAGGACCGCGCCGCGCTCGGCATCATCCGCGCGGCAATGGCCGAGGGCCGGCTCGAGGCCGGCGGCACCGTCGTCGAGGGCACGGCGGGCAACACCGGCATCGGCCTCGCGCTGGTGGCGAGCGTGCTCGGTTTGAAGACGGTGATCGTCATCCCCGAGACCCAGTCGGAGGAGAAGAAGCAGGCGCTCCGCCTGATGGGCGCCGAGCTGATCGAGGTACCGGCCGTCCCTTACCGCAACCCGAACAACTACGTGAAGCTGTCCGGCCGTCTCGCCGAGCAGCTCGCCAGCACCGAGCCGCACGGCGCGATCTGGGCCAACCAGTTCGACAACGTCGCCAACCGGCAGGCGCACATCGATACGACCGCGCGCGAGATCTTCGAACAGACCGGCGGCAAGGTCGACGGCTTCGTCTGCGCGGTCGGCTCCGGCGGCACGCTCGCCGGCGTCGGCATCGGGCTGAAGGCGCTGAAGCCGGACGTGAAGATCGGCCTCGCCGATCCGCACGGCGCCGCGCTCTATTCCTGGTACACCGCCGGCAAACTCGAAGCCGAGGGCTCCTCGATCACCGAGGGCATCGGCCAGGGCCGCATCACCGCCAACCTCGAGGGCGCCCCGGTCGACTTCGCCTGCCGCATCGCCGACGAGGAGGCGGTCTCGATCGTGTTCGACCTGATGGAGCACGAGGGCCTCTGCCTCGGCGGCTCCTCGGGCGTCAACGTCGCCGGCGCCAAGGCGCTCGCCCGCGAGCTCGGGCCCGGGCACACCATCGTCACCATCCTCTGCGACTACGGCCACCGCTACGCCTCCAAGCTGTTCAACCCGGCCTTCCTGAGTTCCAAGTCGCTGCCGGTCCCGCCCTGGCTCGCCCGCCGCCGCGATATCGCGGTGCCGTTCGAGACGGTCTGA
- a CDS encoding ChrR family anti-sigma-E factor: MAPNQDQELNALLAGYAAGTLPPPLSALVAGHLELSPVSRRFVSDLETLSGRAVEEAPPVAIANRDARLAAIFASPAAVTAPKPAKPTGRLPASILRFVGHDVDGIPWKTKLPGLREYKVGDFDGFKTSLFWIGAGRKIPSHTHDGGEVTLVLEGGFSDALGSYERGDISINDASVDHVPVADEDGDCICFAVTDAPLRLTGRFGRLINPFIRG; encoded by the coding sequence ATGGCGCCGAACCAGGACCAGGAACTCAACGCGCTCCTCGCGGGCTATGCGGCGGGCACGCTGCCGCCGCCGTTGTCCGCGCTGGTGGCCGGCCATCTGGAGCTGTCGCCCGTCAGCCGCCGCTTCGTCTCCGATCTCGAGACGTTGTCCGGACGGGCCGTCGAGGAGGCCCCGCCCGTCGCGATCGCGAACCGCGATGCCCGCCTCGCGGCGATCTTCGCGTCTCCCGCCGCCGTCACGGCGCCGAAGCCGGCCAAGCCCACCGGCCGCCTGCCCGCCTCGATCCTGCGCTTCGTCGGCCACGACGTCGACGGCATCCCGTGGAAGACCAAGCTGCCGGGTCTGCGCGAGTACAAGGTCGGCGACTTCGACGGCTTCAAGACCAGCCTGTTCTGGATCGGTGCCGGCCGCAAGATCCCCTCGCACACCCACGACGGCGGCGAGGTCACGCTGGTGCTCGAAGGCGGCTTCTCGGACGCCCTCGGCTCCTACGAGCGCGGCGACATCTCGATCAACGACGCCAGCGTCGACCACGTCCCGGTGGCCGACGAGGACGGCGACTGCATCTGCTTCGCCGTCACCGACGCCCCGCTGCGCCTGACCGGCCGCTTCGGCCGCCTGATCAACCCCTTCATTCGGGGCTGA
- a CDS encoding MFS transporter has translation MTVSRARLLAYALPALPLAVLTLPLYIVVPTYYATALGVPLAAVGQVLLAVRVLDALSDPVVGLLADRTRPRFGRRRTWFLAAAPATALAVWLVFVPPAGAGAWWLFVFGTLLSLASTASLVPYWAWGAELSTDYAGRNRVAAARETAVVIGTLVATAAPAAAEAAGGDAGTALVVLAILVAVALPATALVAVLALPEPREHSRRRLDLRSGLVALGRNGPFLRLLAAYVLNGFANGLPATLFLFFVGTVLEAPERAGLVLFAYFLAGVAAVPVALAAAARFGKHRTWCAAMLFNAAVFATVPLLGPGDVWIFLAISVATGLALGADLVLPASIQADVIDLDTAETGEQRTGTYVAAWGLGTKIALALGVGIAFPVLDLAGFRTDGGPQTDLGLTTLALLYSTVPVLAKLGAVALMWRFPVDAAAVARLRDAIERSA, from the coding sequence ATGACCGTCTCCCGCGCCCGCCTCCTCGCCTACGCCCTGCCCGCCCTTCCCTTGGCGGTGCTGACGCTGCCGCTCTACATCGTGGTGCCGACGTATTACGCCACGGCGCTCGGCGTGCCGCTCGCGGCCGTCGGACAGGTGCTGCTGGCGGTCCGGGTGCTGGACGCGCTGTCCGATCCGGTGGTGGGGTTGCTGGCGGATCGCACGCGGCCGCGTTTCGGTCGGCGCCGCACCTGGTTCCTGGCGGCGGCACCGGCGACTGCACTCGCGGTCTGGCTGGTGTTCGTGCCGCCGGCGGGGGCGGGGGCGTGGTGGCTGTTCGTCTTCGGCACGCTGCTCTCGCTCGCCTCGACCGCCAGCCTCGTGCCCTACTGGGCCTGGGGCGCGGAACTCTCGACCGACTATGCCGGCCGCAACCGCGTCGCCGCCGCGCGCGAGACCGCCGTAGTGATCGGAACGCTGGTCGCGACCGCGGCCCCCGCCGCCGCCGAGGCCGCCGGCGGCGACGCCGGCACGGCCCTCGTGGTGCTGGCGATCCTGGTCGCGGTCGCCCTGCCCGCGACGGCGCTGGTCGCCGTCCTCGCCCTTCCGGAGCCGCGCGAGCACTCGCGTCGGCGGCTCGATCTCCGCTCCGGCCTCGTCGCGCTCGGCCGCAACGGACCGTTCCTGCGTCTCCTCGCCGCCTATGTCCTCAACGGCTTCGCCAACGGCCTGCCGGCGACGCTGTTCCTGTTCTTCGTCGGCACGGTGCTGGAGGCGCCGGAGCGCGCCGGTCTGGTGCTGTTCGCCTATTTCCTCGCCGGTGTCGCGGCGGTGCCGGTGGCGCTCGCGGCCGCCGCCCGCTTCGGCAAGCACCGCACCTGGTGCGCCGCGATGCTGTTCAACGCGGCGGTGTTCGCCACCGTGCCGCTGCTCGGCCCCGGCGACGTCTGGATCTTCCTGGCGATTTCCGTGGCGACCGGCCTCGCCCTCGGCGCCGACCTCGTGCTGCCGGCCTCGATCCAGGCCGACGTGATCGACCTCGACACCGCCGAGACCGGCGAGCAGCGCACCGGCACCTATGTCGCGGCCTGGGGGCTCGGCACCAAGATCGCGCTGGCGCTCGGCGTCGGCATCGCCTTCCCGGTGCTCGACCTCGCCGGCTTTCGGACCGACGGCGGCCCGCAGACCGATCTCGGCCTGACGACGCTCGCCCTGCTCTATTCGACCGTGCCGGTGCTGGCCAAGCTCGGCGCCGTCGCGCTGATGTGGCGCTTCCCCGTCGACGCCGCCGCGGTGGCGCGGCTGCGCGACGCGATCGAGCGATCCGCGTGA